A stretch of DNA from Luteolibacter sp. Y139:
CGGCTACTCGATCCGCTTGGAAGGGCGTGAAGTGACGGACATCATTAGCCAAGCCTTCCCGGTCTCCTTTCAACTTGGCGTATTGGCCATGGGCGTCGCGATCACTATCGGCATCCCGGCCGGTTGCTTGGCCGCAGCTCGCAAGAATGGCCTGATCGACGTGATGGCGATGTCGATCGCGATGTTCGGGATCTGCCTTCCCTCCTTTGTGATCGGGCCCCTTCTCGCGGAGTTCTTCGGCCGCAAGCTCCAGCTCCTGCCGGCCTTCGGTTGGGACGCCATCGACCCCAAAACCTGGATCCTGCCCGCCGTCACCCTCGGCCTTGCCTATGCCGCCTACCTCTCGCGCCTGACCCGCGCCGGGATGCTGGAGACGCTTTCACAGGACTTCGTGCGAACCGCCAAGGCCAAGGGCGTGCCGGGTTGGAAAATCCTGATCCGCCACTGCCTCCGCGGCGGCTTGATCCCGGCCGTGGCCTACATCGGGCCCGCCTTCG
This window harbors:
- a CDS encoding ABC transporter permease is translated as MFKALFSRLIQSLLVLLVLFTVTFFLVKAMPGNPLNREKAMPEHIRVKLEHYYGLDKPVLAQYGIQLGRYLQGDPGYSIRLEGREVTDIISQAFPVSFQLGVLAMGVAITIGIPAGCLAAARKNGLIDVMAMSIAMFGICLPSFVIGPLLAEFFGRKLQLLPAFGWDAIDPKTWILPAVTLGLAYAAYLSRLTRAGMLETLSQDFVRTAKAKGVPGWKILIRHCLRGGLIPAVAYIGPAFAGIISGSLVIETVFQVPGLGRHFIKSIETLDAPVIMGVTMLYGTLVIVANFLTDLAGIWLNPRLRKSS